A single window of Vigna unguiculata cultivar IT97K-499-35 chromosome 1, ASM411807v1, whole genome shotgun sequence DNA harbors:
- the LOC114185061 gene encoding pentatricopeptide repeat-containing protein At2g30780 isoform X1 — protein sequence MKRVWRFSSDATRVQLLLFQPHLNGFSKPKPIPSFSSALSYRQLKTVSNLFSDIIPLFTVKASSSIKEDLTNNVTILRDELIRESSDSVRVQSILDDNYDLLNRRYPKGYAFFELMSCLDSNPSLALQVFNWRRKRCNAENPMDASEYSKGIITAGRSGNINYAVKLFKEAATKGLKTTGTYNALMSAFSFNDFADSCQTLFCDLKRDPTCDPSIVTYNILISSFGSLMLVDHMEATFCEIRKLDLAMNISTYNNLIAGYITAWMWDDTEKVFQMLKSSPVQPNMKTYLLMLRGYANSGNLEKMEEMYSLVRDHVNENEIPLIRCMICAYCRSSDSDKVKKIELLLKFIPEKEYRPWLNVLMIKLYAKEDLLEKMENAINEAFEHGTSIRTKIIMRCIIATYYRCNAVEKLENFVRRAEISGWSTCRSLYHCKLVMYGSQKPLHELYRVLEEMENVKLACTKKTLWIMHKAYTNRGQSSMVLKTLGLMFKHGYQFPLDAFPS from the exons ATGAAGCGAGTGTGGAGATTCTCTTCAGACGCAACGCGAGTTCAGTTGTTGCTCTTCCAACCCCACCTCAATGGATTCTCCAAGCCCAAACCCATTCCCTCCTTCTCCTCCGCGCTATCTTATCGCCAACTCAAGACGGTGTCAAACTTGTTCTCTGACATCATTCCATTGTTCACCGTCAAGGCTAGTTCTTCAATCAAAGAGGACCTCACCAACAACGTCACGATTCTCAGGGATGAGCTAATTCGGGAATCCTCCGACTCTGTTCGGGTTCAGAGCATTTTGGACGATAATTATGACCTTCTCAATCGCCGCTATCCCAAGGGATATGCTTTCTTCGAACTTATGTCATGCTTGGATTCAAATCCTTCCCTCGCTCTTcag GTGTTTAATTGGAGAAGGAAAAGATGTAATGCTGAAAACCCTATGGATGCGAGTGAGTACTCAAAGGGTATAATTACTGCAGGTAGATCTGGGAATATTAATTATGCTGTTAAGCTCTTTAAGGAGGCTGCTACAAAAGGTCTCAAGACGACCGGCACTTACAATGCGCTAATGAGTGCCTTCTCGTTCAATGATTTTGCTGATAGCTGTCAGACCTTGTTTTGTGATCTGAAGAGGGATCCAACTTGCGATCCTTCTATTGTCACATACAACATTCTCATATCTAGTTTTGGTAGCTTGATGCTGGTTGATCACATGGAAGCAACATTCTGTGAGATACGAAAGTTAGACCTTGCCATGAACATCAGCACTTATAATAACTTAATTGCTGGATATATCACAGCGTGGATGTGGGATGATACGGAAAAGGTGTTTCAAATGTTGAAGTCGAGCCCTGTCCAGCCTAACATGAAAACCTACCTGCTAATGCTTCGCGGGTATGCAAATTCAGGTAATCTGGAAAAGATGGAAGAGATGTATTCCCTTGTAAGGGATCAtgtaaatgaaaatgaaattccACTAATCAGATGTATGATATGTGCCTATTGTAGAAGTTCTGACTCAGATAAAGTTAAGAAGATAGAGTTGCTATTGAAGTTTATTCCAGAAAAGGAGTACAGACCATGGTTAAATGTGCTGATGATTAAACTCTATGCCAAGGAAGACTTGTTAGAGAAGATGGAGAATGCTATAAATGAGGCATTTGAACATGGAACATCCATTAGAACCAAGATTATCATGAGATGCATTATTGCAACTTATTATCGGTGCAATGCTGTAGAAAAGCTAGAAAATTTTGTGAGACGAGCTGAAATCTCTGGGTGGAGTACCTGCCGCTCCTTATATCATTGTAAACTAGTCATGTATGGGTCACAGAAGCCCTTACATGAATTGTATCGTGTCCTTGAGGAGATGGAAAATGTCAAGCTTGCTTGTACAAAGAAAACATTATGGATAATGCACAAAGCGTATACCAACCGTGGTCAGAGTTCCATGGTTTTGAAAACACTGGGTCTAATGTTCAAACATGGTTATCAATTTCCTTTGGATGCATTTCCGTcgtaa
- the LOC114185061 gene encoding pentatricopeptide repeat-containing protein At2g30780 isoform X2, with the protein MKRVWRFSSDATRVQLLLFQPHLNGFSKPKPIPSFSSALSYRQLKTVSNLFSDIIPLFTVKASSSIKEDLTNNVTILRDELIRESSDSVRVQSILDDNYDLLNRRYPKGYAFFELMSCLDSNPSLALQVFNWRRKRCNAENPMDASEYSKGIITAGRSGNINYAVKLFKEAATKGLKTTGTYNALMSAFSFNDFADSCQTLFCDLKRDPTCDPSIVTYNILISSFGSLMLVDHMEATFCEIRKLDLAMNISTYNNLIAGYITAWMWDDTEKVFQMLKSSPVQPNMKTYLLMLRGYANSEVLTQIKLRR; encoded by the exons ATGAAGCGAGTGTGGAGATTCTCTTCAGACGCAACGCGAGTTCAGTTGTTGCTCTTCCAACCCCACCTCAATGGATTCTCCAAGCCCAAACCCATTCCCTCCTTCTCCTCCGCGCTATCTTATCGCCAACTCAAGACGGTGTCAAACTTGTTCTCTGACATCATTCCATTGTTCACCGTCAAGGCTAGTTCTTCAATCAAAGAGGACCTCACCAACAACGTCACGATTCTCAGGGATGAGCTAATTCGGGAATCCTCCGACTCTGTTCGGGTTCAGAGCATTTTGGACGATAATTATGACCTTCTCAATCGCCGCTATCCCAAGGGATATGCTTTCTTCGAACTTATGTCATGCTTGGATTCAAATCCTTCCCTCGCTCTTcag GTGTTTAATTGGAGAAGGAAAAGATGTAATGCTGAAAACCCTATGGATGCGAGTGAGTACTCAAAGGGTATAATTACTGCAGGTAGATCTGGGAATATTAATTATGCTGTTAAGCTCTTTAAGGAGGCTGCTACAAAAGGTCTCAAGACGACCGGCACTTACAATGCGCTAATGAGTGCCTTCTCGTTCAATGATTTTGCTGATAGCTGTCAGACCTTGTTTTGTGATCTGAAGAGGGATCCAACTTGCGATCCTTCTATTGTCACATACAACATTCTCATATCTAGTTTTGGTAGCTTGATGCTGGTTGATCACATGGAAGCAACATTCTGTGAGATACGAAAGTTAGACCTTGCCATGAACATCAGCACTTATAATAACTTAATTGCTGGATATATCACAGCGTGGATGTGGGATGATACGGAAAAGGTGTTTCAAATGTTGAAGTCGAGCCCTGTCCAGCCTAACATGAAAACCTACCTGCTAATGCTTCGCGGGTATGCAAATTCAG AAGTTCTGACTCAGATAAAGTTAAGAAGATAG